ATTCATATTACAATAAACCTGTCGATCTCACCATTCAAATTATAGAGCCCATAAAAGTACTATACACAAGATATACTGGTGCATACAAAGGCAATTCCGACTTGTTTTCAACGCTGTTTACCAAGTTATACTTATTTGCAGAAAAACATAAATTGGTAAACCAAGAGACAAAGTGGTTTGTAGCATATCATGACTATAGTGATTTAACAGAGGAAGAAAAGCTTAGATTGAGTGTATGCATGTCCATAAATAATGATGTGGCTTATCAGGGTGAGTTCGGCTGTATGGAGCTTGCGGGTGGAAGATATGCTGTGGGTAGTTTTCTGCTTGGAGAAGACGAATATCAGGGCGCTTGGAATTATATGATCTGTGAATGGCTTCCAGACAGTGGTTATTTTCTTGATGACAGACTTTGCTTCGAGTATTATCCGCCGCAAGAACAAGAAGATGAACATGCAAGGAGGGTTGTTGAGATATTTGTACCGATAACCCCCTTATAGGAAAGGAAGATATCAGGTGAAAAAGGTTGAGTTTCAGCCAATAGGGGATTATATTCCTGATTCTGAAGGCAGCCGGATAAGGATTATAATTAAAAGAGATTTAAAAGATGCATTGATCAAATTAGACCATTTCAGTCATTGTGTTATCTTTACAAAGGAAAAACAGGGTTTTAACTGTTATACAGCAAAGATCGTAAATTTGATCCAAAAAACTGGTGAATTGCTTATTGAATCTGATAATCAACTGAAAGGTGAACTGGTGGACATTAAGCCCTATTTTCCCTGTGAAGAGAAAGTGGAT
The Defluviitalea raffinosedens genome window above contains:
- a CDS encoding AraC family transcriptional regulator translates to MDIQNEKEGMNMEPVISKSRQLYIERINVVQDYIENHLDEEINIQKLSEIASFSEYHFQRIFKQFTSESLYSFIKRLRLEKAIFLLRSNPKLTIQDIALSVGFSNQASFAKALKEKYQVNASQIRKMDDFQINLMISRNRTNGKVLANNSYYNKPVDLTIQIIEPIKVLYTRYTGAYKGNSDLFSTLFTKLYLFAEKHKLVNQETKWFVAYHDYSDLTEEEKLRLSVCMSINNDVAYQGEFGCMELAGGRYAVGSFLLGEDEYQGAWNYMICEWLPDSGYFLDDRLCFEYYPPQEQEDEHARRVVEIFVPITPL